In Candidatus Aminicenantes bacterium, one DNA window encodes the following:
- a CDS encoding proton-conducting transporter membrane subunit gives MTLFLAGTGLFLLAGIATLFVGPSRKGLIFAGGAAAAQALLLPAAIKVLLGGGSPSAAVEFSFPIGRAVLRLDPLAAFFVLIVSLGGFLAAVYSKGYMKAESGDRSSLSRYYLFMGLLIAAMLVVVTVQNALLFLIAWEVMSLASFFLVAHEHAKDEVRRAGVYYLVAMQVGAAFLIAAFVWTSSLSGSLDFASFGPALGGEGLLPSLLFLLFFVGFGTKAGFVPFHTWLPLAHPAAPTGVSALMSGVMIKTGIYGILRILLLGGGRSLVLGYIVLAVGIVSGIYGVMNAIAQHDLKRLLAYHSIENIGLIGLGIGMGMIGLAAGQEGIAVLGFFGAVLHTFNHFTFKSLLFYGAGVVYLKTHTRDIDRLGGLVRVVPVTSALFLVGSLAICGLPLFSGFISEFALYSGLIRGLASGPFPRFAALAGLAGLAFIGVMAVLCFSKVFGIVFLGSPRSARAETPGEGSGWLVTPMAVLAVLIVFVGMLAPLVIPLLGPVVRPIAAGGADGEWLRLVDLFRRIAPALAVFGGLIVFFIALRRLLIGTKPVAVFKTWDCGYQAESPRFQYTAGSFAAPFLRLIAPLVPTHQHIAPPEGLFPAGAEYRSHPLDLVEIRLIRPLVGVIRRFLKLFTWIQTGQTQNYILYGLIFLIVLIIWIIGVR, from the coding sequence ATGACCCTGTTTTTGGCCGGGACCGGACTTTTTCTCCTGGCGGGGATCGCCACTCTCTTCGTCGGTCCTTCCCGCAAAGGCCTGATTTTCGCGGGCGGAGCGGCCGCGGCCCAAGCCCTGCTCCTGCCCGCGGCGATCAAGGTTTTACTGGGGGGGGGCTCTCCGAGCGCGGCGGTCGAATTCTCGTTCCCCATCGGGCGGGCCGTCCTGCGGCTCGATCCGTTGGCCGCCTTTTTCGTGCTGATCGTCAGCCTGGGCGGTTTCCTGGCGGCGGTCTATTCGAAAGGGTATATGAAAGCCGAGTCCGGGGACCGGTCTTCGCTCTCGCGCTACTATCTGTTCATGGGACTCCTGATCGCTGCGATGCTGGTGGTCGTGACGGTCCAGAACGCCCTACTGTTTCTGATCGCCTGGGAAGTCATGTCGCTGGCCTCCTTCTTCCTGGTCGCGCACGAACACGCCAAGGACGAAGTCCGGCGGGCCGGCGTTTATTATCTCGTGGCCATGCAGGTCGGGGCGGCCTTTCTGATCGCCGCCTTCGTCTGGACCTCCAGCCTCTCCGGCAGTCTGGACTTCGCTTCGTTCGGCCCGGCCCTGGGCGGAGAGGGCTTGCTTCCGAGCCTTCTGTTCCTGCTGTTCTTCGTCGGATTCGGGACCAAAGCCGGCTTCGTTCCGTTCCATACCTGGCTGCCGCTGGCTCACCCGGCCGCGCCGACGGGCGTCTCGGCGCTGATGTCCGGGGTGATGATCAAGACCGGCATCTACGGCATCCTGCGCATCCTTCTCCTGGGCGGCGGCCGGAGCCTCGTCCTGGGCTATATCGTCCTGGCCGTCGGCATCGTATCGGGAATCTACGGGGTGATGAACGCTATCGCCCAGCACGACCTGAAACGGCTGCTGGCTTACCACAGTATCGAGAACATCGGCCTCATCGGCCTGGGCATCGGGATGGGCATGATCGGGCTGGCCGCCGGGCAGGAGGGGATCGCCGTGCTGGGGTTTTTCGGGGCGGTTCTCCACACTTTCAACCACTTCACGTTCAAGAGCCTGCTTTTCTACGGAGCCGGCGTCGTCTATTTAAAGACCCATACCCGGGACATCGACCGGCTGGGCGGGCTTGTCCGTGTCGTGCCGGTCACCTCGGCTCTTTTCCTGGTCGGGTCGCTGGCCATTTGTGGGCTCCCGCTCTTCAGCGGGTTTATCAGCGAGTTCGCCCTTTATTCCGGACTGATCCGGGGCTTGGCCTCCGGCCCCTTCCCGCGCTTCGCCGCCCTGGCCGGGTTGGCCGGCTTGGCCTTTATCGGTGTCATGGCCGTCCTTTGCTTCAGCAAGGTGTTCGGCATCGTCTTCCTCGGCTCGCCCCGGAGCGCCCGGGCCGAAACGCCCGGAGAGGGTTCCGGCTGGCTCGTAACGCCGATGGCCGTCCTGGCGGTCCTCATCGTCTTCGTCGGGATGCTGGCCCCGCTGGTGATCCCCCTCCTCGGCCCCGTCGTCCGGCCGATCGCCGCCGGGGGCGCGGACGGGGAATGGCTCCGGCTTGTCGACTTGTTCCGCCGCATCGCCCCGGCCTTGGCCGTCTTCGGCGGTTTGATCGTCTTTTTTATCGCCCTTCGCCGACTCTTGATCGGGACGAAGCCGGTTGCCGTTTTTAAAACCTGGGACTGCGGCTATCAAGCGGAAAGTCCCCGTTTCCAGTACACCGCCGGATCATTTGCCGCGCCGTTCCTGCGGCTGATCGCGCCGCTCGTCCCTACGCACCAGCACATTGCCCCGCCGGAAGGGTTGTTTCCCGCGGGGGCGGAGTACCGCAGCCACCCGTTGGACTTGGTCGAGATCCGTCTGATCCGGCCGCTCGTCGGAGTTATCCGTCGATTCTTGAAGCTCTTCACCTGGATCCAGACGGGACAGACGCAGAATTATATTCTCTACGGGCTGATCTTCCTCATCGTCCTGATCATTTGGATCATCGGAGTCCGTTGA
- a CDS encoding polymer-forming cytoskeletal family protein: protein MMKLGTVLFLLCGAILGAGHVAADMDVRRGGSLWARIEAGGAIRIDGRLAGYFEDDGAVRKDGSLVGKIEPDGAIRRGGSLVGAIEPDGTFRRGGSIIGRIASDGTIRKDGSLWGSVSECCNDHEAMRKVAAVLVFFDAGYFKD from the coding sequence ATGATGAAGCTGGGGACGGTTTTGTTTCTGTTGTGCGGTGCGATCTTGGGGGCGGGCCACGTTGCCGCCGACATGGACGTCCGAAGGGGCGGCTCGCTTTGGGCCCGCATCGAGGCGGGCGGAGCCATCCGCATCGACGGCCGCCTGGCCGGATATTTCGAGGACGACGGGGCGGTCCGCAAGGACGGCTCGCTCGTGGGTAAGATCGAACCCGACGGCGCCATCCGCCGCGGCGGCAGCCTGGTCGGGGCGATCGAGCCGGACGGCACTTTTCGCCGGGGCGGGTCGATCATCGGCCGCATCGCGAGCGACGGGACGATCCGCAAGGACGGCTCGCTTTGGGGCTCGGTCTCCGAGTGCTGCAACGACCACGAGGCCATGCGCAAGGTGGCTGCCGTCCTTGTCTTTTTCGACGCGGGGTACTTCAAGGACTGA
- a CDS encoding glycoside hydrolase: protein MPRRPAVLSLALIAALTLATAIPAAAQPVDGKYFSGLHWRSIGPFRGGRTRAVAGVPSQPNVLYIGVCNGGVWKTTDYGRTWKPIFDGQPTGSIGVVAVAPSNPDVVYVGTGEGLQRPDLSVGDGVYRSSDAGRTWTHLGLRDAQQIPQLIIDPRDPDRLFVAALGHPYGPNEERGIYRSTDGGRTFVKVLGGDENTGGSELAFDPSDPSIVYAGLWESRQGPWENAAWSGAGGGLYKSIDGGTTWRKLAISSEEAAVQVNLAIAPSSPKRLYASVATARGTGLWRSEDGGETWVRPSTDNRPAARIGGGDLPRMAVHPRDPDVVIVAGTVSWKSTDAGKTWVAFKGAPGGDDYQNLWINPNNPDVILIASDQGAVVTVNGGQSWSSWYNQPTAQLYHVAADNDFPYNVYSGQQESGSVGIASRGNDGQITFREWHPVGVDEYGYVAPDPLDSNIVYGGRSVTRYDKRTGQVQNVGPQPVRAADTRTVRTQPVVFSPADPHVLFFATNTLWRTADGGQSWTHISPDLTRTEWAVPAGVGKYKSEASAQPARKGVIYSIGPSALDVKRIWIGTDDGLIHVTADGGKTWADVTPPAIGPWAKIAIIEAGRFDLQTAFAAVNTLRLDDMKPHIFRTHDGGKTWSPIVNGIPDGAPVNVVREDPRRRGLLFAGTEREIYVSFDDGDHWQSLRLNMPATSMRDLIVKDDDLVVATHGRGFWILDDITPLRQMTAAALAAPVALFKPQTAVRVRWNMNTDTPLPPDEPAGENPPDGAVIHYAMKTDLAGPLTLEILDAKGTLVRRYASTDTIEKIDPATTPVPYYWYRPPQKLETTAGLHRFTWDMRHQPLAGGGGRGGLPIAAVAFNTVAGSNAIWAAPGAYTVRLTIDGKAYTQPLALIMDPRVKTPAADLAWVFETSRTLYDGVLETQEALRQLRSIRAQVAKIRGGTVPPALGEALAAFDKKAAALEGSAGGTGQRGGGAPAPAAGAADTLSGVSAGLPSVMGLLQASESTPTTQVAAAVADRLRALGVVRGAWRAFSTADLNALNALLKAAGLPAVAIAP from the coding sequence ATGCCCCGTCGCCCCGCCGTCCTCTCCCTCGCCTTGATCGCCGCGCTGACGCTCGCAACCGCGATTCCCGCGGCCGCCCAGCCGGTCGACGGCAAATATTTTTCCGGCCTGCACTGGCGCTCGATCGGGCCGTTCCGCGGCGGCCGGACCCGAGCCGTGGCCGGCGTCCCGTCGCAGCCCAATGTCCTTTATATCGGCGTCTGCAACGGCGGCGTCTGGAAGACGACCGACTACGGCCGGACCTGGAAGCCGATCTTCGACGGCCAGCCGACCGGCTCGATCGGCGTCGTCGCGGTGGCGCCCTCCAATCCCGACGTCGTCTACGTGGGTACCGGCGAGGGCCTGCAACGGCCCGACCTCTCGGTCGGCGACGGCGTCTATCGCTCCTCCGACGCGGGCCGGACCTGGACGCATCTCGGACTGCGCGACGCCCAGCAGATTCCCCAGCTCATCATTGATCCGCGCGACCCCGACCGGCTGTTCGTCGCCGCGTTGGGCCATCCCTACGGCCCCAACGAGGAGCGGGGCATCTACCGCTCCACCGACGGCGGCCGGACCTTCGTCAAGGTCCTGGGCGGCGACGAGAACACGGGCGGATCCGAGCTGGCCTTCGATCCTTCCGACCCGTCGATCGTCTACGCCGGTCTCTGGGAATCCCGGCAGGGGCCGTGGGAGAACGCGGCCTGGAGCGGGGCCGGCGGCGGGCTTTATAAATCGATCGACGGCGGTACGACCTGGCGGAAGCTCGCCATTTCCAGTGAAGAGGCTGCGGTCCAGGTGAACCTGGCGATCGCGCCCAGTTCTCCCAAGCGCCTTTACGCTTCGGTCGCCACCGCCCGCGGCACGGGCTTGTGGCGGTCCGAGGATGGCGGGGAGACATGGGTCCGCCCCTCCACCGACAACCGGCCGGCGGCCCGGATCGGCGGCGGCGACCTGCCGCGGATGGCCGTCCACCCCCGCGATCCCGACGTCGTGATCGTCGCCGGCACGGTGTCCTGGAAATCGACCGACGCCGGCAAGACCTGGGTCGCTTTTAAGGGCGCGCCTGGCGGCGACGATTATCAGAACCTCTGGATCAACCCGAACAATCCGGACGTCATCCTGATCGCCTCCGACCAGGGCGCCGTCGTCACCGTCAACGGCGGCCAGAGCTGGAGCTCCTGGTACAACCAGCCGACCGCCCAGCTTTACCACGTCGCCGCCGATAACGACTTCCCCTATAACGTTTACAGCGGGCAGCAGGAGAGCGGCTCGGTCGGCATCGCCAGTCGCGGCAATGACGGCCAAATCACCTTCCGCGAATGGCATCCGGTGGGTGTGGACGAATACGGCTATGTCGCGCCCGATCCGCTGGATTCCAACATCGTCTACGGCGGACGTAGCGTTACCCGCTACGACAAGCGGACAGGCCAGGTGCAGAACGTCGGCCCCCAGCCCGTGCGCGCCGCCGATACCCGGACCGTCCGGACCCAGCCGGTCGTGTTTTCCCCAGCCGATCCCCACGTCCTCTTTTTCGCCACGAATACCCTATGGCGCACGGCCGACGGGGGCCAAAGCTGGACTCACATCAGTCCGGACCTGACTCGGACCGAATGGGCCGTCCCAGCCGGCGTGGGCAAGTACAAGTCCGAGGCCAGCGCCCAGCCGGCGCGCAAAGGCGTCATTTACTCCATCGGCCCCTCGGCCCTCGACGTCAAGCGTATCTGGATCGGCACCGACGACGGGCTTATCCATGTCACGGCGGACGGCGGCAAGACCTGGGCCGACGTGACGCCTCCCGCGATCGGGCCCTGGGCCAAGATCGCCATCATCGAGGCCGGGCGCTTCGATCTTCAGACGGCCTTTGCCGCCGTCAATACGCTTCGGCTCGACGACATGAAGCCGCACATATTCAGGACCCATGACGGCGGCAAAACCTGGTCTCCGATCGTGAACGGCATCCCCGACGGGGCGCCGGTCAATGTCGTCCGGGAGGACCCCCGGCGGCGGGGCCTGCTGTTCGCCGGCACCGAGCGCGAGATCTATGTCTCCTTCGACGACGGGGATCACTGGCAGTCCCTGCGGTTGAACATGCCGGCTACATCGATGCGCGACCTGATCGTCAAGGACGACGACCTCGTCGTAGCCACTCACGGCCGGGGCTTTTGGATCCTCGACGACATCACTCCCCTGCGGCAGATGACCGCCGCCGCCCTGGCTGCGCCGGTTGCCCTCTTCAAGCCCCAGACCGCCGTTCGGGTGCGCTGGAATATGAATACCGACACGCCGTTGCCGCCCGACGAGCCGGCCGGCGAAAACCCGCCCGACGGGGCGGTCATCCACTACGCCATGAAGACGGACCTGGCGGGGCCCCTGACCCTCGAAATCCTCGACGCTAAAGGGACCCTCGTCCGCCGCTACGCGAGCACGGATACGATCGAGAAGATCGATCCGGCCACGACCCCCGTTCCCTATTACTGGTACCGGCCGCCGCAAAAGCTCGAAACGACCGCGGGCCTGCACCGGTTCACTTGGGATATGCGCCACCAGCCGCTCGCGGGCGGCGGCGGACGCGGCGGCCTGCCCATCGCCGCCGTCGCCTTCAACACGGTCGCGGGATCCAATGCGATCTGGGCAGCGCCCGGGGCATATACCGTCCGGCTGACCATCGACGGCAAGGCCTATACCCAACCCCTGGCTTTGATCATGGACCCGCGGGTGAAAACTCCGGCCGCCGACCTGGCCTGGGTTTTCGAGACGTCACGGACGCTTTATGACGGAGTCCTGGAAACGCAGGAGGCCCTGCGGCAGCTGCGGTCGATCCGGGCCCAGGTCGCGAAGATTCGCGGCGGCACCGTGCCTCCGGCATTGGGCGAGGCGCTGGCCGCGTTCGACAAGAAAGCAGCGGCGTTGGAAGGCTCGGCCGGCGGGACGGGCCAGCGCGGGGGCGGGGCTCCGGCTCCGGCCGCGGGCGCAGCGGACACGCTGTCCGGCGTCAGCGCCGGCCTGCCGTCCGTGATGGGCCTGCTGCAGGCCTCCGAAAGCACGCCCACGACTCAAGTCGCGGCGGCCGTCGCGGATCGGCTGCGGGCTTTGGGAGTCGTGCGCGGCGCCTGGCGCGCTTTCTCTACGGCGGATTTGAACGCCCTCAATGCGTTGCTCAAGGCGGCCGGCCTGCCCGCCGTCGCGATCGCCCCTTGA
- a CDS encoding nitrogen fixation protein NifH codes for MNSWKSVLKADPTPWLLEKENPGVRRLALTRLLDRPASDPEIKEAGRDIMRLGPVPKILAGQNADGSWEKPDDFYAAKYKGTSWRLILLAELEADGRDQRIRQACEFVLKNSQDPASGGFAYHSSGRSGGGRVSEVIPCLTGNMVWSLIRLGLADDPRVKRGIEWIVRYQRFDDRLAVAPTGWPYDRWQTCWGRHTCHMGAVKSLKALAALPAAKRTPEIRKCIDRGAEYFLIHHIHKKSHNLSAVSKPGWLRLGFPWMYQTDILEILGLLTRLGYQDDRMREAIDLLISKQDARGTWTLENTFNGRYPANIEEKEKPSKWVTVHALGALKRFFS; via the coding sequence ATGAATTCCTGGAAATCCGTCCTCAAAGCCGACCCCACGCCGTGGCTGCTCGAAAAAGAAAACCCCGGCGTCCGCCGCCTGGCCCTGACCCGGCTTCTGGACCGCCCGGCGTCCGACCCGGAGATCAAGGAGGCCGGGCGCGACATCATGCGCCTGGGCCCGGTCCCCAAGATCCTGGCCGGGCAGAACGCCGACGGGTCCTGGGAGAAGCCGGACGATTTCTATGCGGCCAAGTACAAGGGCACTTCCTGGCGGCTCATCCTCCTGGCCGAGCTGGAAGCCGACGGTCGCGACCAACGGATCCGCCAGGCCTGCGAGTTCGTCTTGAAAAACTCGCAGGACCCCGCGAGCGGGGGCTTCGCCTATCACTCTTCGGGCCGATCGGGAGGGGGACGCGTCAGCGAAGTGATTCCCTGCCTGACCGGGAACATGGTTTGGAGTCTCATCCGCCTGGGCTTGGCCGATGATCCCCGCGTCAAGCGCGGCATCGAGTGGATCGTCCGTTATCAGCGCTTCGACGATCGCCTCGCCGTCGCCCCTACGGGGTGGCCCTACGACCGTTGGCAGACGTGCTGGGGGAGACACACTTGCCATATGGGGGCGGTCAAATCGCTTAAAGCTCTGGCCGCTCTGCCCGCCGCCAAACGGACGCCCGAAATCCGCAAATGCATCGATCGGGGCGCGGAGTATTTCTTGATCCACCACATCCACAAAAAGAGCCACAACCTGAGCGCCGTCTCCAAACCGGGTTGGCTGCGCCTCGGCTTTCCCTGGATGTATCAGACCGACATCCTCGAGATTCTCGGGCTCCTGACTCGCCTCGGCTATCAAGACGACCGGATGCGGGAGGCGATCGACCTCCTCATCTCCAAACAGGACGCTCGCGGCACTTGGACTTTGGAGAATACCTTCAACGGCCGTTATCCGGCGAACATCGAGGAGAAGGAAAAGCCCAGCAAATGGGTCACCGTCCACGCTCTCGGCGCGCTGAAGCGGTTCTTCAGCTGA
- a CDS encoding PTS sugar transporter subunit IIA has product MKIKDIVDLLQIPEKTIRQWVKENKIPHYIIHHQVRFNRTEINEWILDRKPELAANLLGLSIAGRPTRLADLLRQGGIHYDLPGRTVMEILPAAIEAIRMPEGLSRRDTLAALIDREELMTTAIGRGIAIPHPRNPLLADGGDARVAVCFLREPADFGALDGRPVHTLFLLLTDSPRRHLEVLSKISYLCQIPAFLALLESRRPAEEIFGFIQDREREWTKLEAGPR; this is encoded by the coding sequence TTGAAGATCAAAGACATCGTCGATCTCCTGCAAATTCCGGAAAAGACGATCCGGCAGTGGGTCAAGGAAAACAAGATCCCCCACTATATCATTCACCATCAAGTCCGCTTCAACCGGACGGAGATCAACGAATGGATCCTCGACCGGAAGCCGGAGCTGGCCGCCAACCTCCTGGGGTTGAGCATCGCCGGCCGTCCGACCCGGCTGGCCGACCTCCTGCGCCAGGGCGGCATCCATTACGATCTGCCCGGCCGGACGGTCATGGAGATCCTGCCGGCGGCCATCGAGGCTATTCGGATGCCCGAGGGCCTATCCCGGCGGGATACCCTGGCCGCCCTGATCGATCGGGAGGAGCTGATGACGACGGCCATCGGCCGGGGCATCGCCATCCCTCATCCCCGCAACCCCCTCCTCGCCGACGGCGGCGATGCCCGGGTGGCGGTCTGCTTCCTCCGGGAGCCGGCGGATTTCGGAGCATTGGACGGCCGCCCTGTCCATACGCTGTTCCTCCTGCTGACCGACAGCCCGCGGCGGCATCTCGAGGTCCTGTCCAAGATCTCCTACCTCTGCCAGATTCCCGCCTTCCTGGCGCTCCTCGAATCCCGCCGTCCGGCCGAGGAGATCTTCGGATTCATCCAGGACCGCGAGCGCGAATGGACGAAGCTGGAGGCCGGCCCGCGATGA